In Montipora foliosa isolate CH-2021 chromosome 9, ASM3666993v2, whole genome shotgun sequence, the DNA window GACTACGTTTATTCTCCCGACTTAATAAGTCAAAGCTTGGTGACTAGTTACCAAGTCTTCCTCAATGACAAAGTAACGCCTAGCAATTTTCAGCATCGCCTGATCAAATATATTCCAAGGAAGGAGAGTTTTATGCACGTTCAAAGGGAGTTTTCCTTCCAAGACGATTCTGGTAGGAGTGGAATAAACGTGCGAATACCAGAGGTATAGTTCGAAAGTGTTTAATGTTTTCTACTCCTATTAAGAAGGGATCTGATGGGATAAATATTGCACATCCCCGATCTTTCACTTCCGTTAAATCCTTCTGCGTTTTCAGATCGTGGACCCTCAGTATGGAATGTTCACATGGCCAGCGGCGCCTGTCCTTGCACAGTTCATATGGAAAAACAAAGAACATGTAAAAGGAAAGCAAATAATCGAGGTGGGGTTTTCCTTTGGAATATTAATATTCCCTCGTTAGGGCCTCCCTTTAATACTATATTCACCAGACATCTGAAGGCTTTGACTATTAGAATCATGTCTCgtccattaacccattgacccttgGGAGAAAGactcaatagattttactctgtttaacaccagacgatttcacTCCCCAACTGGGGGCGTCCTAGTACATCCTACATGTAGgacgtttgaggtgtcaatgggttaaccagtaGGTTGGTCTTCCCCTACTTTTGGTGCATGCACAGGATTCAGTAGCATCACCATACTTGGCGAGTCCTTCTATTTGtggctgtttttgttttatttagaaTCAGTTTTGTGGGTAGGGGTGTTTTCAGTTAGTGGTTCGTTAAAGCCTTTTACTGTAGGGTGCAGGTTACCGTTGGCAAAAAGGAGGGCATACATTGTtaaatatcattatcattttgaCCAGCAGATTGGTGCAGGGACGTCTCTTCCAGGAGTGGTTGCTTCACTGTGTGGAGCAGATGTCATTCTGACAGACAAGGAAGAATACCCAAAATGCTTGGAAAATTGTCAGCGGAGCTGTGATGCAAATGGCCAAAAGTCAGTAAAAGTTATAGGAATCACCTGGGGACAGTTCACCCCAAATATTTTTAAGCTTCCCAAAGCTGACATCATTATTGGTTCGGATTGCTTCTATGACACAAAAGGTACTTTGGCATTAGAATAGGACTTGTCAAGTGTTGTACAAAGTTTCGTTGTTTCATGTTATGTTCTAATTTTCTGTGATATAGATTTTGATGACATCCTTGCCACTGTGTCTTTTCTCATTGAGAGGAATATGAACAAGGCAAAGTTCTGGACTACTTATCAAGAAAGAAGGTATTAATGTCAGCAAAATAAATCTGATACAATAGTTATTGTACTGCATGGTGTGCTATTTCATGTAATAAAACTGGTTTGGATGTACCACATAATTTGAGCTAGCCAACCAAGTGCACTCCAGTGGCAGTTGAATCAGAAGTGATGCTATAAAGTTATAAGCAAATTTGGCTAAATAGtattccaaaatgaaccaaTGCCTCAGTACACCCTAAAAAGCAAAATTATAATTGCAAGAATAATGTCATATCAAGCTACACCACAATGACTTTGAAGGATGCCAAAATCACTGACAAGAGTACACCCTATAAATGTCAATAGCTTTTAAAATATCTTGAATAAAGTCAACGTCAGATAACACCCAATGCCTTGATCTGCTAAAAAATTTGGATATGACATGCAGCTCCATCCTTTTTTGCACTgtcttgaatctgattggctaagaatcCACAGGTAATTCTGGGAATTTTGGAAACTgaatattcttttaaaatatGCAGATTGTGAGCACCATACATTATTGACGATGGAGgtcaaagttattactttgtgTATTAATTTTTCCCTTTGAATATTGGAACATTGGTGTGATAGTACTCTTTTCAGTTGATTTCTGAAAACaatgtacaataaaataattcaggTTTGCCAAGTGAAATTGCCTTAGCCAGTTCCACTTGTCATAACCTTGATTATTATGCATGTCACATAAaccccattttatatacatgtacagagTAGTACACAGCTAAAGGTCATCTCAGTTTAGTAAAATGACAGATGGCAACCAGAAGTGTTTTTATTTCAAACCTGAAACATATACAGATAAGCACCAACCGCCGACGAAAAGCACTGGCTACTGCACGCGGAGAATTGATTACTTTTTTTCGAAACTGGTCAGTAAGCAAAGagagattctttcaaacctggAGTACCATTCAGCTTTCAGCATTCAGCTGGAGTACCatttagcttttagaatctctgtacggtggccaatttacattatcaactccgttgataaaaccaaatttttgtatactacttccccaccgacgcagcaccacagtttctttagaaactaccctttCATTCAGAGTTAAGTTGACAGTCACTCGTGAGTTGCAAAACTTGACTCGAGACTTGATTCTCAAAAAATTTCGAGAATCTAGTCTCGCGTCCAGTTTTGCGACTTGCGAGTTGAGTCTCGAAACTGGAACGTCTCGACCTTTGCAATGCGAGAATCAAGTTTCAAAGATTGAGtcaagactgtcaacttacctttgagtggtactgtaacattaaaattcattttgacaatgacaacagtcGATTACTCAAACTAGTCACCAGCTTCAATTTTTAATGAAACCCCTGTACAAAGTGTGATTTGAAATTAACTTAAATTGCAGGCCTTGGCAATTCATGTACAGCCCACATACTAGTGAATTATCTGATAGCAGGTTATTCACTGACTTGTTGATTGTACTTGTTCGCATATAGTGATTGCCATGGGTTTGACTCTTGCTACGGAACTCGATAGAATAGGTGTGGAATTTGCTTGTCCCTTCAACAGATAATATGAAtgttattttattcatttttttgtgGCAGTCATATTGATGTTTCTATATATCATAAAATTAATTCTactatttcttttgatatgTAGTTCAAGTCGCTCAATTGAAGATCTTTTGAAAAAGTGGGGACTTCACGGAGTCGAAATCCCCCTCAAGGAATTTGGTGCTAGTGAAGGTAACATTGGAGGCTCCAACCTTTCTGATTTATACACAATCCACATGCTGGAGATCACAAGTCAACAAGCTGTGCATGACACCCAACAGTAGCAGGCTTACTAGTGATCAATAATGTTTTATTCATGGAGGCTTTCTCTGCCAAAGAATCTTGTTTAACTCCTGATGAGGACGTTGGCCCCACAGCTTTATTTGGCACCATCTTCAATTGTATGAATTTATTTATGTGGCAGATTCTCAGCAAAGTGATGGACATGGTTTGGTTTTTAGATCCTACTCAAGTTTACTCAAGTTAGACACTTGCAGCTCTAGAGCTGAATTAGACATACTGTATTTACTTGAATAAGTGCCGCCCTCGATTAAGCAccgcatctgggacaaaaaagttaataagcgctGAGCTTGAATAAGCGTCGCACCGCCGACGCGGTGCTTGTTCAAGGAATTccgtataaccaggaaaaacactataaaacaattttaaaacagcatcggcaatttattttcattaaatgTGATGTTCTTTAGTTCAAAGTGACTGTATTTCTCTGCTCGGGCGGTAAGCTCTCTTTCCAGAATACTTGCTATGCGAAGCTCTGATGTAAACTGAACGTTGTAAATTGTTGACAACAGGTTTTTTTCACCGcatgaatttctctcgtaattctagatttactatcagtttagtatcagtccataggaaaattaacagatagaaagtgtaccgttgaataaaaatatagaaaaagtaaatttgtctagtacagtgtttaaataagcgccgccctcgaataagcgccgcacttgtggcgcaaaaaattaaataagtgcTGCGgtgcttattcgagtaaatacggtaattatataaaatacaaatgaatTTCAAATTAATGATAAGACTAATACCAAATGTATGTTTATAAGGAACTTGGCAATAACAATTAATAACATTTTGTATTAACCATACAAGTGTGAGCTGCAATCACATTTTTGCTTTAATATTACCACACAGAGTTTAATAAATTTTACAGTAATGAAGTGACTTGGAGTAGATGAGATTTTTCCATTGTCTACTTTGCTCATTGTCTTTACTATAACAACAGTAAACTTTTCTGTAGTTTGTGTGTTATATGGTAAGTATTATATTCAGCGTACTTACCACTTACATATTAATTTTAGTCAACACCAATTTTATCTCCTTGAGTGTATTGGCTTACTTTGGTGATACTCCTCCAGAGATAAATCTCTAAGATGTTGCAAAAAACCCTGGTTCCTTCTTTGCGATAATTCTTAATACACCAAGCCAAAACGTGATGTAACATTTGACTTTTTTTAGATAATCATGTACATTTAACTTTCTTTGAGGCTTCTTCCAATACACTGCTCATTTCAGATTGGAGTCAGTGGTTTCTTGTAAACTCTTATGTGGATTGCTGAGTTTGTTCGCACCTTGGAATACCCTTCATGATCctgaaataataatttgttccTATAATAAGATGTAGAATTTCCCCTCTCAGGAAACATTTTGCTGGGAAAATTGAAAGTAAGTGAAGTATGATCATGTGGGTGaatgtagtcctgagaagggcTGTTTAGTATGACATTTTACTGAGGGGGTGTTTTCTTGAGAAAACTGGCACCGGCACAAGTTTCATACCGGGGTGACTTCTTGATTTCGTACCATGTTTACATGATGACGCGGCGTGAATCCAAACTGGAAAAATACCCATGCGCTTCCTGTTCCAGCCCACTAAGAGGCCGATTTCACACTGGAACGAGTGGTCATCGTTCCTCGTTTACATTATACGGTTGCAAGATTTCCCACTAGAACGACATTTTTGTTCTGGTGCAAGTTGCCCCAGCATGACATTTTTGGGAGGCATCATTTAAACAAAAACAGAGCTACATGTAAGAAAGGGAACCTGAGTAAGCTCACACTGGTGCAAAGGTCACCCCGGTATCACGAAAACACCCCTTGACTTTTGGTAAACCTGAGCTGAAGTCATCTTGCAAGGCAAGTGATTTCCATAACTTCATGAAATAGTATAAACACCCTGGTTGTTGTTGTGATTGGACCAATCACATCAACACTTGACTCTGGTTGGACCAATCACTTCATCttttgactctgaagatgacctctgctcaggttgtcgaaaggTTGGTCACTGTCATCATCataaacagtccttctcacgACCACACTCACCTGGATGATAGTACTTCATGCAGGGTTCTCAATAGAAGGCGGCACCTGGCGATTGATCACTGCCTACTTTGGGATTTAAAGCCGCTTACTTTACATTCTACTTGCTTTTCTCTTGTCATATCTtgtactatatatatatatatatatatatatatataacactaAAGTTGCTGGTGCTTCGATACGTAACAACCGCCATGTTTTCAACATCCGGGTATGCGACATTCACTTGAGCCCAGCCCTTTGCAGtgaaataattcaatttaattcaattcaattcaaatttttttcaatacgATTAATTTTCAAACAAGctgacaaaatttgatgatgtAGCTGTAAGAAAAATAATCGTAAATAATCTTCAGTTTGAAAATTGGAAATTGCATTTCTGAGCTTCAATACTTCAAAACTTTCTGGGGGAGTATGCCCTCAGACCCCACTAGTTTTGAGTTTTCACGGCCTATTGATTTGTCACAGCCGCTTAAGGTTCAGCAGACGCCTGCTTCAAATCCTATTGAGAACcttgacttcattttaaaaagaaGTAGTTTAATTTGTCTTCTTACATCATCCTCTGGCTCATAGTCATCCACTAGTTTAACACTGGAAGTTGTGGCTGAAACCTGCCGAAGAGAAAATGGCAATAgccgaaattaaaagaaatcaaaaccAATTTTCTATATTAAGAGGGATGcctcttaactacagaaagacaatggttacTAAGGAACCTTTTTCGTCAAGAGCCCTACAGAAAGGTTGCATGAATGTTTCTTTGGAGTAAGCTTTTGTAT includes these proteins:
- the LOC137970516 gene encoding histone-arginine methyltransferase METTL23-like; the protein is MHVQREFSFQDDSGRSGINVRIPEIVDPQYGMFTWPAAPVLAQFIWKNKEHVKGKQIIEIGAGTSLPGVVASLCGADVILTDKEEYPKCLENCQRSCDANGQKSVKVIGITWGQFTPNIFKLPKADIIIGSDCFYDTKDFDDILATVSFLIERNMNKAKFWTTYQERSSSRSIEDLLKKWGLHGVEIPLKEFGASEGNIGGSNLSDLYTIHMLEITSQQAVHDTQQ